A region of the Pseudomonadota bacterium genome:
TGTGGTATCAAAGTGAACCCGCTGTGGATCGATATCGAATATGTTGATGGCATTTTGCGCGATCTTTGAAAAGATCTTCTGCGTGCCGGTATCGAAAACTTTATCAAGAACACGAGCGACATTAAAGTCACTGAAAAGTCCTGGTTCAATATGATTACCAAGCAATAACTCGGTGTCTTTTTCCTGGAAGAACTCCTCAAGCCGGTACAATGGAGTTCTTCCTGAAAGCGTATCCAATACCATAGCTAAAATGCAAGCACCAGTGGGCAACTCCATCTGGCTGTTGACCATGGTGTCGAAGGTTTCAACAAGTTTAATCTTATTAGCAAATGCCTTAACGATCGGTAAATGTCCAACTTCTGAAAATGTTAGATCCTTAGGAATAATAGATTTCATAAAAACCCCCATTTTTGTTTGATTTAAAGTATGGGGGAAGTGTATCAATAATAATATACAAAGTCTAGAATTATTTTTTTCATATCTCAAAGTTGCTGTCAACAACATATTATAGTATCGTTCATAATAGAATTTTTATATATTTCATTACGTTAAGCATGATTCTGCCATTTATTTTAACTTGACAGAAATTATGGTTGCTGATAGCAATATGAATGTAATAATTACGATTTGCTATCAATCTATTAATGTAACGGCATAATATAAAATTGTTGGTTTAGAAAAGGGAGAATAAATTATGAAGATCAGCGAATGCAAAGCGATTATAAGTGGCGGTGCTTCCGGTATTGGAGAAGAATGCGCACGTCAGATTACAAGTGGCGGAGGAAAAGTTACCATTCTTGATTTACAGGAAGATAAAGGCATAAGCCTTGCGGCAGAACTGGGAGGCTTTTTTGTTAAAACCGATGTTACAAATAATGACAGTGTAAATCAGGCTATAAATACTGCTGCCGAAAAGATGGGAGGCATAAATGTAGCTATTAATTGCGCCGGAATAGGTGGCCCATGCAAGATACTTGATAAAGAAAAGGGCCCTATGCCTATGGATTTTTTTGAAGCCAGAATTCAGGTTAATCTTATTGGTACCATGAGAGTTCTCATAAGCGCGGCAGCAAAAATGGCTGAAAATGAGCCAGGTGAAGATGGCGAACGGGGTATTGTTATCAATACTTCATCTGTTGCCGCATCTCAGGGGCAAATCGGACAGGCCGCTTATAGCGCTTCCAAGGGCGGAGTTGAAGGCTTGATGCTTCCTGTGGCAAGAGAGTTGGGACGCCACGGAATCCGTGTTGTAACAATTGCACCCGGAACCATAGATACACCAATGCTTGCCAGAGTACCGGAAAAAGCTCGTGAAGCATTGGCCAAATCAATTCCTTTTCCAAAAAGGCTGGGAAAACCCTCAGAATATGCTTTTTTGGTTCAACACCTGATAGAAAATATATACTTAAATGGAGAAGTATTTAAGCTCACAGGCGCATTGAGGATGGCATAATTTTTAATAGTATAAGGGAGAGCAGGCATGTCTGAAATACCTTATCATTTTGCTGTAATTCTTGCCGGATGCGGAAACAAGGATGGTTCGGAAATTCATGAATCCGTAACCACACTGCTTGCTATCGATCGTGCAGGAGCAAAGTACACTTGCTTTGCTCCTGATATTTCACAACACGTTGTGCTAAACCACATTACCGGTGAGCCTATGGCAGAGAAGAGAAATGTTCTTATCGAGTCTGCACGGATAGCACGCGGGGATATCAGGAATCTTAAAGAGTTTAGTGCTGATAAGTTTGATGCTTTAGTAATGCCGGGCGGATTCGGCGGTGCTGCATTGAGTTTGTGCAGTTTCGGGATTGACGGGGATAAAATGAGTGTTAATCCTGATGTGGAAGGTGCCGTGTGTGCAATGGTTGCCCAAAAAAAACCGATAGGTGCGCTTTGTATTGCACCTGTGATTCTTGCCAGGTTGATACCTAATGTAAGAATCACATTGGGCCAGGATGAAGGTGCAAACAGCAAGGCTATGCAAATGGGTGCTGTGACTGTAAATACACAACATGGAGAAGTTGTTGTAGATCATGAACATAAAGTGGTAACAACTCCCTGTTATATGCTGAATGCAAGAATCTCTCAGATACTCGAAGGAGCTGAAAAACTTGTGGCAGAAATACTTTCATTGATTAAATCCGCATAATATAATGCCAAAAAAACTTGTAAAACTAATATCATGGAATGTTAACGGCCTGCGGGCTGTGGCAAAAAAGGATTTTTTTGAAAGCATCCGGCGTATGAATCCGGATATATTTGCCATTCAGGAGACAAAGCTTCAGGAGCACCAGAGAACCGATAGCATGTTGAATTTTGAAGGTTATAGCTCCTACTGGTCGTATTCCACGATTAAAAAAGGTTACAGCGGAGTTGCCACATATACGCGCTTTGAGCCCAAAAATGTTAAAACAGGAATAGGGAATCAAAAATATGATCAAGAAGGCCGCATATTAGAAACAGACTTTGGAGATTTTATATTTTTTAATGTCTATTTCCCAAACGGCCAAATGAATGAAGACCGCCTGCAGTATAAGCTTGATTTCTACAAAGATTTTTTTGCGTATACGGATTTACTGAAAAGTCAGGGTAAAAATCTGATTATAAGCGGGGACTATAACATTGCCCACAATGAAATAGATCTGACACATCCCAAACCCAATGAAAAATATTCGGGCTTTTTGCGCATAGAACGAGACTGGATGGATGAAATAATTAAGCGTGGTTACGTGGATACTTTCCGGTATTTTTATCCTGAAAAAGTAAAATATTCGTGGTGGTCTTACCGGGCCAATGCCAGAGAAAAAAATGTAGGCTGGCGGGTAGATTATGTTTTTGTAAGCCAAAATATAATAGATAAAGGCTGGTTAAAAGAGCCATTTATCGATAATGATATATTTGGTTCAGACCATTGTCCGGTGGGTGTAGTATTGGAGTTTTGATATATCTGATGTTTAGCCTCCTGCTCCGAAGTTACGGCAGGAGGCTTGTTTTCAGCCGATCTTATAATGATTCCACTAAATTTGTCATTTGGTCATAAAATTCCAGGATCTGATTTTTTTTGTCCGATTCCATGATGGCCATGGCGCTTCGGGGGTGTTGATTCAAAACACCGGTTATCATATACGGTACAAAGTATCCCCAATCGATTTTTTCCCGCCATGGGAATATATGTGATTCTATAGCCTCAATAATCGGACGGACATTAAACTTGGGATTTTTAAGAAATGAAATCAACAACTCCAGAGGGCAATTGCCGGCCCCACGGCCGATGCCGTAA
Encoded here:
- the elbB gene encoding isoprenoid biosynthesis glyoxalase ElbB; protein product: MSEIPYHFAVILAGCGNKDGSEIHESVTTLLAIDRAGAKYTCFAPDISQHVVLNHITGEPMAEKRNVLIESARIARGDIRNLKEFSADKFDALVMPGGFGGAALSLCSFGIDGDKMSVNPDVEGAVCAMVAQKKPIGALCIAPVILARLIPNVRITLGQDEGANSKAMQMGAVTVNTQHGEVVVDHEHKVVTTPCYMLNARISQILEGAEKLVAEILSLIKSA
- a CDS encoding SDR family NAD(P)-dependent oxidoreductase; its protein translation is MKISECKAIISGGASGIGEECARQITSGGGKVTILDLQEDKGISLAAELGGFFVKTDVTNNDSVNQAINTAAEKMGGINVAINCAGIGGPCKILDKEKGPMPMDFFEARIQVNLIGTMRVLISAAAKMAENEPGEDGERGIVINTSSVAASQGQIGQAAYSASKGGVEGLMLPVARELGRHGIRVVTIAPGTIDTPMLARVPEKAREALAKSIPFPKRLGKPSEYAFLVQHLIENIYLNGEVFKLTGALRMA
- the xth gene encoding exodeoxyribonuclease III; the protein is MPKKLVKLISWNVNGLRAVAKKDFFESIRRMNPDIFAIQETKLQEHQRTDSMLNFEGYSSYWSYSTIKKGYSGVATYTRFEPKNVKTGIGNQKYDQEGRILETDFGDFIFFNVYFPNGQMNEDRLQYKLDFYKDFFAYTDLLKSQGKNLIISGDYNIAHNEIDLTHPKPNEKYSGFLRIERDWMDEIIKRGYVDTFRYFYPEKVKYSWWSYRANAREKNVGWRVDYVFVSQNIIDKGWLKEPFIDNDIFGSDHCPVGVVLEF
- a CDS encoding DUF4277 domain-containing protein, producing MKSIIPKDLTFSEVGHLPIVKAFANKIKLVETFDTMVNSQMELPTGACILAMVLDTLSGRTPLYRLEEFFQEKDTELLLGNHIEPGLFSDFNVARVLDKVFDTGTQKIFSKIAQNAINIFDIDPQRVHFDTT